A genomic stretch from Tenrec ecaudatus isolate mTenEca1 chromosome X, mTenEca1.hap1, whole genome shotgun sequence includes:
- the SOX3 gene encoding transcription factor SOX-3, producing the protein MYSLLESEFRNPLGPPAPPEAGGGPSAPSGPRKSGANAGGRSGGNDHNRVKRPMNAFMVWSRGQRRKMALENPKMHNSEISKRLGADWKLLTDAEKRPFIDEAKRLRAVHMKEYPDYKYRPRRKTKTLLKKDKYSLPGGLLPPGAAVAAAAAAACTPVGGGQRLETYTHVNGWANGAYSLMPEQLSYAQPPGMSSPPPPPPPPPPPPPPPPALPQMHRYDMAGLQYSPMMPPSAQSYMNAAAAAASGYAGMAPSAAAAAAAAYGQQPAAAAAAAAAAAAMSLGPMGSVLKSEPSSPPPAIASHSQRACLGDLRDMISMYLPPGGDAADASSPLPGGRLHGVHQHYQGAGTAVSGTVPLTHI; encoded by the coding sequence ATGTACAGCCTTCTGGAGAGCGAGTTCAGGAACCCCTTGGGGCCACCCGCCCCGCCTGAGGCCGGCGGTGGCCCCTCGGCTCCAAGCGGCCCCCGCAAGAGTGGCGCGAACGCAGGCGGCAGGAGCGGCGGCAACGACCACAATCGCGTGAAACGTCCCATGAACGCCTTCATGGTGTGGTCCCGCGGGCAACGGCGCAAGATGGCCCTGGAGAACCCTAAGATGCACAACTCGGAGATCAGCAAGCGCCTGGGCGCCGACTGGAAGCTGTTGACCGACGCCGAGAAGCGGCCGTTCATCGACGAGGCCAAGCGGCTGCGCGCAGTGCACATGAAGGAGTATCCAGACTATAAGTACCGGCCCCGCCGCAAGACCAAGACGCTGCTCAAGAAGGACAAGTATTCTCTGCCTGGCGGCCTGCTGCCCCCGGGCGCCGCGGTCGCtgctgccgctgccgccgcctGCACCCCGGTGGGCGGGGGCCAGCGCCTGGAAACGTACACGCACGTGAATGGCTGGGCCAACGGCGCCTACTCCCTGATGCCCGAGCAGCTGAGCTACGCGCAGCCCCCGGGCATGAgcagcccgccgccgccgccgccgccgccgccaccgccgccgccgccgccgcccgcgctGCCGCAGATGCACCGCTACGATATGGCCGGTCTGCAGTACAGCCCCATGATGCCGCCCAGCGCCCAGAGCTACATGaacgcggccgccgccgccgcctcaggCTACGCGGGCATGGCGCCCtcggccgctgctgctgctgcagctgcttACGGGCAGCAGCCTGCCGCCGCGGCCGCGGctgcggccgccgccgccgccatgaGCCTGGGCCCCATGGGCTCAGTGTTGAAGTCGGAGCCCAGCTCTCCGCCGCCGGCCATCGCGTCGCACTCGCAGCGCGCGTGCCTTGGCGACCTGCGCGACATGATCAGTATGTACCTGCCGCCCGGCGGGGATGCGGCCGACGCCTCGTCGCCGCTGCCTGGTGGCCGCCTGCACGGCGTGCACCAGCACTACCAGGGCGCGGGAACTGCGGTCAGTGGCACCGTGCCGCTGACCCACATCTGA